In Sulfurospirillum oryzae, the genomic window GAGTGATTGTAGATTTTGATGGTGATGTGCCCACGTTTTATCTGCTTTTTTTCTCTCGCCTCTTTGATCTGCTCTTTGGCGTTGTTCACGATGTTGAGCAGGGTTTGCATAAACTCATTTTTATAGCCACTGACCATAAGATTGGTCGCACCTTGTTTTTCAATCGTAACATCAATATAGTTGTATTTAATGTTATGGCTGATGATTTTCATCATCGTCTCAATCGCCTCACTGACGTCAAAGACCGTTTTAGTGGTCGAAGGCATGATGAATTTTTGAAAGTCATTAATGGTGTCGGTCATGTACTGTACTTGCACCATAATGTCATGCACATACTGATTGCTTTGCTCATCTCCCTCTTCTTCGCAACTGTAAACGTGTTCTTGCGCAATTGTTGCAATCTCGACCAGTGGGTTTTTCCATTGGTGCGCAATGGAAGAGAAAATTTCGCCGATTTCAGCGAGTTTTGACTGCTGAATGATGAACTGTTGATGTTTGTTTTTTTGGAGTTCAATCGCTTTGAGCTCTTTTTCACTGCGTATACGCATATAGATGTTGTGAATAAGTCCTAGGATGAGAAAGAGCAAAAATGGAGAGATCAAAAAAACGGCATCGATAAATTTTCGGTGTTTATCAAAAAAGGTTAGAGGGGCATTGACCAGTTCAAAATCTTTAACACTCGCGTTTGGATAGACCTCAAATTGTTTAATTTTTTGGACATCAAATTGGTAAATGTAATCCACCATTGTCATTACATGTAAAGGTGGAATTTTTTGATCTAAAACATCAATCGCCATCTCTCCCGTGGCAACACCCAATTTTTTAATGGGAACCAGTTTCCCACCAAGGGCGCCTTTCCCAATAAAAAGTGTGTCGGTGATAAAAACAGGTAAAGCGCTCTTATGGATCATGGAAGCGATTTGGCTGTTTTTATAAAGATTGCCGTATTTGTCATTGTAAAAGCGAATAAAAAAGACAGCTTCTTCTTTGTTGGGTTTAGAGAAGCGCTCTTCAAGTTCTTCAAGTGTGGAGGAGCGAATGTATTCGATCTCAAATTGATCATTGTGCTCACTCATAGCCTGTTGAATAAAAGGCTCACTGTCATCGCCATTAGCACTAGCATCGTTGATAATATAGAGTTTTTTAAGACCAGGCATCATGTGTGAGATGATAGGAATAGTTTCAGGAATAGCACGTTTTTCCAAAATACCATAGATCCGATCTTCTAAACCTTCTTTTTGAACATCTTCAACAAAAAATTGCTCTAGCCCTGTAAAAATAATTTGTTCTGTCGTAAAAAGTTCATGGTAGTACTTAATCAAAAAATCATAAGCAAATTTATCGACGGCTACGATAACGTCGTACTTTTGATTTTTGAGTTGGAGTTTATAAAGTTCTCTTAGTTTGGCGTAGTACTCTTCTGAGCTTACGCGTTTAGAGTCCATGTATAAAATGTTGATGGTAATTTCAGGGTGGTTGTAAAAGACCTCTTCCATACCTGAAAGAACGTCATCGCTCCATTGAAAGCCTTTATGGTAAGAGTTGATAATAAGAATTTTTTTATCGTGAGCATAGAGCGAGGATTGGCTAAGGAAAAGAAGAACAGAAAAAAATAGTATGAATTTTTTCATCGGTATGTGTTCTCTTTTTAATAGATATTATAGCATACATGTAAAGTTCTCCATCTCCCCGCCAAGAGAGATGGAGAAACTTCTTAGTACTCTAAGAACATCTTTTGAAGAGCTGCTTTATCGTTGGTTTTAGTTAAACCTAACATCAAAAGTACTCTTGCTTTTTGTGCATTGAGGCTGTCAACAGCGATAAAACCGAATTTTTTATCATCGACTTCACCTTCAAGTGTTGTGCTTCCTGTTGGAACACGTGAACTTCTTGCTACAACAACACCTTTTTTAACCGCTTCACCAAGAGCTGCTTCGGTTGTAGGGAATGGATTTCCATTACCCATACCTGCATGGATAATACCTTTAGCACCGCCAGCAACTGCAGCTTTGACTAAACTATCAGTATCTTCTGGGTGCGCAAAAAGAATGTCAACACGTGGAAGGTCTTCGAGTTTACTAATGTCAAATTCAGAGTTTACCGTGTGTTTACGTGTTGGTTGCATTAAGTACTTCACATCACCATAGTAAACAGTACCGATTTTACCCGCATTTGGAGAAGCAAATGCATTAACAGAGCTTGTATTTACTTTAGTAACTTCTCTAGCACTATGAATTTCATCATTCATAACAACGACAACACCTTTTCCTGCAGTATCTTTGTTGGTCACAACATTAACAGCGTTTAAAAGGTTCATAGGTCCATCGGCACTCATAGACGTACCTGAACGCATAGCACCGACTAGAACAACTGGTTTTTTGCTTTTAACAGTAAGGTCTAGGAAGTAGGCTGTCTCTTCCATGGTATCTGTTCCGTGAGTAATGACAACACCATCAATGTCAGATTGCGCAAGAAGCTCATTGACTCTTTTAGAGAGTTTTAACCAGACTTTGTTGTTCATCTCTTGAGAACCAATGCTAGAGATTTGCTCACCTTTAATGGTTGCGATATCGTTGATTGCAGGAACTGCTGCAAGAAGTTTATCAACAGTAACGGCACCTGCTGAATAACTACTTTTGATCTCAGATGTACCTGCGCCCGCAATGGTTCCGCCTGTTGCTAAAATGGCAATGGTAGGTTTTGCCATCAAACAAGAAGAGGCACCAATCAGTGCTAATGCCACGATAGATTTGTTAAAAAAATTCATACAATACTCCTTATAAAGTTGTTTTACATGTAAACAATTCGGGTCTAAAAATAGACCCGATAAAGAAGAGAAAGATTATAAAATCATGCCACCAAGAGCGAAGGCAAAAATAACAGAAAGTGCAATCGCAATAACACCAGGAATAACGAATGGGTGGTTAAAGACATATTTACCAATACGTGTTGAGCCTGTATCATCCATTTCAACGGCTGCAATGAGTGTTGGATACGTTGGAAGTACGAAAAGCGCGCTAACGGCTGCAAAAGAAGCGACAACGGTCAAAGGTGAAACACCTAGAAGCAAGGCACTTGGAATAAGCGCTTTAGCCGTTGCTGCTTGTGAGTAAAGAAGTGTGCTTGCAAAGAAAAGAACAACAGCAAGTAACCATGGATAAACATTAAGTAAGTCGCCTGCAAATGCTTTGATCTCTTTGATGTGGTTGGCAACAAATGTATCACCAAGCCATGCAACACCAAGGACACAAATACATGCGCTCATACCTGATTTAAAGGTTGCAGAGTTAAGAACTTGTGCTGTCTCAATTTTGGTAAAGAAAGAGATAAACGTTGCTGCTGCAAACATGAAAAGCATAATGGCTTCATTTCTTGGAAGAACAGGGTTTTTAATCACACCTACTTTATCGCTAATCAGTGTTGCGTATGTTACAACCGCAAGAATAGAGAGAAGGAAGATAGCGACGGAAAGTTTTGCACCTGGTTTGATTTCCAATTGAGCGTTGCCTCTTGTTTTAATAAGTCCTTTAGCCAATCTGTCTTGATACACTTCATCATCTTTAAGATCTTTTCCTAAAAAGTTAGCCACAACTGCAGCGATCATACATGCAAAGAAAGAAGAAGGAATTAAAACAGCCAATAGCTCTAAATAACCAATACCTTGTTTCTCCATAACACCACTTAAAAAGACAACAGCAGCAGAAATAGGAGAAGCTGTAATGGCAATTTGTGAAGCAACAACGGCGATACTTAGAGGACGAGATGGGCGAATACCTTGCTCTTTTGCTACTTCTGCAATAACAGGAAGTGTTGAAAACGCCGTATGACCTGTACCTGCAAAAAACGTCATAACATACGTTACAATGGGTGCAAGAATAGTGATTTGCTTAGGGTTTTTACGCAAGATTTTCTCAGCGATACTGACCATGTAGTCAAGTCCGCCTGCCACTTGCATTGCACCAATGGCTGCAATAACAGACATAATGATCAAAATAACATCGATAGGAATCGATCCTAATTTTAGCCCAAGACCAAGTGTTAAAACTAAAACACCCAAGCCTCCCGCATATCCAATACCAATACTACCCAGTCTTGCACCAAAAAAGATGGCAGCAAGAACGACAATAACTTCTAACCATAACATGGAAACTCCTTTTAATAAACTTCTTTCATAATTTGCACGAAACCATCAAAGAAATCAGGTGCCACAAGGGAGGAAGTGGGAAAGGAAGTTATTGAGTCTTCCTTGTGGCACAGTCAAACTATTTATCAGAGTTCGCTAAAGAACTCTTACCGTAGGTTTCAAAGCTTTAAAACCTACGGTAACACTGGGGCTTTTCAGCAAAGCCCCAATGACAAAGAAACTATTTTTTATCGTAAGTACGAGGTTTAATCATGTTTTCTGGTTTGATGATGTCATCAAGCTCAGCTTTAGCTAAAAGACCACGAGCTAGAACGATGTCATAAACTGAACCACCTGTCTCTAGGGCTTCTTTAGCAACTGAAGTTGAGTTTTCATAACCGATAAATGGATTAAGCGCGGTGACTAGACCAATACTGTTAAGTACGAGTGCTTTACATCTCTCAGGATTTGCAGTAATGCCATCAACACAAGTATATGCCAATGTCTCAAATGCGTTTCTCATCATGTTTACAGAGTTGAATAGGTTGTAAGCAATCACTGGCTCAAAAACGTTAAGTTGAAGTTGTCCGCCTTCACATGCCATCGTAACGGCAACATCGGTACCAATAACTTGGAAACAAACTTGGTTGACCACTTCTGGGATAACAGGGTTAACTTTACCTGGCATGATAGAACTACCTGGTTGCATCGCTGGAAGATTGATTTCGCCAAAACCTGTTCTTGGACCTGAGCTTAGAAGGCGGAGATCGTTACAAATTTTTGACATTTTGGTCGCAACACGTTTAAGAACACCCGAAATTTGTACATAAGCACCTGTATCTTGGGTCGCTTCAACAAGATCACCTGCTGTTACAAAAGGGCGACCTGTTACTTCTTGAAGTTTAGCTTCGACTGTTTTTGAGTAGTTAGGATGTGCGTTGATACCTGTACCAATTGCTGTAGCACCAAGGTTCATCTCACGCATCAATTGTTGTGCTTCGATAACACGTTGAATGTCTTCACCGATCATAACAGCATAGGTTCTAAACTCTTGCTCTAAAGTCATAGGAACAGCATCTTGAAGTTGAGTTCTACCCATTTTGATAATATCTTTGAACTCAAGCGCTTTTTTAGCAAATGAATTTTTGATAATACTCATAGAAACCGTAAGCTCGCCTAGTTTTTCAAAAAGAGCGACACGAAGTGCTGTTGGGTAAGCATCATTGGTTGATTGAGAAAGGTTAACGTCATTATTTGGGTGAAGGAATTTGTATTCACCTTTTTTGTGACCCATTTTTTCAAGTCCGATGTTTGCAATAACTTCGTTTGCATTCATATTAGTTGATGTACCAGCTCCACCTTGAAGCATATCAACAACAAATTGATCATGGTATTGACCACCGATGATCTCATCGCATGCTTCACAGATAACATTTTTTTTGTTTTCAGCTAAAAGGCCAAGTTCATAGTTTGCTAAAGCAGCCGCTTTTTTAACTTTTGCTAGGGAAGTAATAAACGTTGGG contains:
- a CDS encoding sensor histidine kinase — encoded protein: MKKFILFFSVLLFLSQSSLYAHDKKILIINSYHKGFQWSDDVLSGMEEVFYNHPEITINILYMDSKRVSSEEYYAKLRELYKLQLKNQKYDVIVAVDKFAYDFLIKYYHELFTTEQIIFTGLEQFFVEDVQKEGLEDRIYGILEKRAIPETIPIISHMMPGLKKLYIINDASANGDDSEPFIQQAMSEHNDQFEIEYIRSSTLEELEERFSKPNKEEAVFFIRFYNDKYGNLYKNSQIASMIHKSALPVFITDTLFIGKGALGGKLVPIKKLGVATGEMAIDVLDQKIPPLHVMTMVDYIYQFDVQKIKQFEVYPNASVKDFELVNAPLTFFDKHRKFIDAVFLISPFLLFLILGLIHNIYMRIRSEKELKAIELQKNKHQQFIIQQSKLAEIGEIFSSIAHQWKNPLVEIATIAQEHVYSCEEEGDEQSNQYVHDIMVQVQYMTDTINDFQKFIMPSTTKTVFDVSEAIETMMKIISHNIKYNYIDVTIEKQGATNLMVSGYKNEFMQTLLNIVNNAKEQIKEAREKKQIKRGHITIKIYNHSKKIIIEISDNAGGIPIEEMPNIFDAYFTTKEQGHGIGLYMSKLIIEDKMGGKIRAYNTDEGACFTITLGNAT
- a CDS encoding type II asparaginase, coding for MNFFNKSIVALALIGASSCLMAKPTIAILATGGTIAGAGTSEIKSSYSAGAVTVDKLLAAVPAINDIATIKGEQISSIGSQEMNNKVWLKLSKRVNELLAQSDIDGVVITHGTDTMEETAYFLDLTVKSKKPVVLVGAMRSGTSMSADGPMNLLNAVNVVTNKDTAGKGVVVVMNDEIHSAREVTKVNTSSVNAFASPNAGKIGTVYYGDVKYLMQPTRKHTVNSEFDISKLEDLPRVDILFAHPEDTDSLVKAAVAGGAKGIIHAGMGNGNPFPTTEAALGEAVKKGVVVARSSRVPTGSTTLEGEVDDKKFGFIAVDSLNAQKARVLLMLGLTKTNDKAALQKMFLEY
- the aspA gene encoding aspartate ammonia-lyase, with product MSTRMEHDLIGDKEISNECYYGVQTARAAENFHITGITLAKFPTFITSLAKVKKAAALANYELGLLAENKKNVICEACDEIIGGQYHDQFVVDMLQGGAGTSTNMNANEVIANIGLEKMGHKKGEYKFLHPNNDVNLSQSTNDAYPTALRVALFEKLGELTVSMSIIKNSFAKKALEFKDIIKMGRTQLQDAVPMTLEQEFRTYAVMIGEDIQRVIEAQQLMREMNLGATAIGTGINAHPNYSKTVEAKLQEVTGRPFVTAGDLVEATQDTGAYVQISGVLKRVATKMSKICNDLRLLSSGPRTGFGEINLPAMQPGSSIMPGKVNPVIPEVVNQVCFQVIGTDVAVTMACEGGQLQLNVFEPVIAYNLFNSVNMMRNAFETLAYTCVDGITANPERCKALVLNSIGLVTALNPFIGYENSTSVAKEALETGGSVYDIVLARGLLAKAELDDIIKPENMIKPRTYDKK
- a CDS encoding anaerobic C4-dicarboxylate transporter codes for the protein MLWLEVIVVLAAIFFGARLGSIGIGYAGGLGVLVLTLGLGLKLGSIPIDVILIIMSVIAAIGAMQVAGGLDYMVSIAEKILRKNPKQITILAPIVTYVMTFFAGTGHTAFSTLPVIAEVAKEQGIRPSRPLSIAVVASQIAITASPISAAVVFLSGVMEKQGIGYLELLAVLIPSSFFACMIAAVVANFLGKDLKDDEVYQDRLAKGLIKTRGNAQLEIKPGAKLSVAIFLLSILAVVTYATLISDKVGVIKNPVLPRNEAIMLFMFAAATFISFFTKIETAQVLNSATFKSGMSACICVLGVAWLGDTFVANHIKEIKAFAGDLLNVYPWLLAVVLFFASTLLYSQAATAKALIPSALLLGVSPLTVVASFAAVSALFVLPTYPTLIAAVEMDDTGSTRIGKYVFNHPFVIPGVIAIALSVIFAFALGGMIL